The proteins below are encoded in one region of Mycobacterium botniense:
- the mca gene encoding mycothiol conjugate amidase Mca codes for MSGFRLMAVHAHPDDESSKGAATLARYADEGHRVLVVTLTGGERGEILNPAMDLPEVRGRIADIRRDEMAKAAEILGVEHRWLGFVDSGLPKGDPPPPLPEDSFALVPLEVATEALVRVVREFRPHVMTTYDENGGYPHPDHIRCHQVSVAAYEAAADPRCFPDAGEPWAVSKLYYNHGFLRQRMQLLQDEFAKHGQRGPFEKWLAHWDPKHDVFADRVTTRVECSAYFSQRDDALRAHATQIDPDGDFFAAPIAWQQRLWPTEEFELARSRVPVCLPETDLFAGIEAEQ; via the coding sequence GTGAGCGGATTTCGGCTAATGGCGGTGCACGCCCATCCCGACGATGAGTCCAGTAAGGGCGCCGCTACCCTGGCCCGCTATGCCGATGAGGGCCACCGCGTGCTGGTGGTCACCTTGACCGGGGGCGAACGCGGAGAGATCCTCAACCCGGCGATGGATCTGCCCGAAGTGCGTGGACGCATCGCCGATATTCGCCGCGATGAGATGGCCAAGGCCGCCGAGATTTTAGGCGTGGAGCATAGGTGGCTGGGTTTCGTCGACTCGGGCCTGCCCAAAGGGGATCCGCCGCCGCCGCTGCCGGAGGATTCGTTCGCCCTGGTGCCGCTGGAGGTGGCTACCGAAGCCTTGGTGCGGGTGGTGCGCGAATTTCGCCCTCACGTCATGACCACCTACGACGAAAACGGCGGCTACCCCCATCCCGACCACATCCGGTGTCACCAGGTGTCGGTCGCCGCGTATGAGGCGGCCGCGGACCCTCGTTGCTTTCCCGATGCCGGTGAGCCGTGGGCGGTGTCCAAGCTGTACTACAACCACGGCTTCTTGCGCCAACGAATGCAGCTGCTGCAGGACGAGTTCGCCAAACATGGCCAGCGAGGCCCGTTCGAGAAATGGCTGGCACACTGGGATCCCAAGCACGACGTCTTCGCTGACCGCGTGACGACCCGGGTGGAGTGTTCGGCGTATTTCAGTCAGCGCGACGATGCGCTGCGCGCACACGCCACCCAGATCGACCCGGATGGCGATTTTTTCGCCGCTCCCATCGCCTGGCAGCAGCGGCTATGGCCCACTGAGGAGTTCGAGCTGGCCCGCTCACGCGTCCCGGTGTGCCTTCCGGAGACCGATTTGTTCGCCGGAATCGAGGCCGAGCAGTGA
- a CDS encoding RDD family protein, producing MTDQPAQSADKTPPPDADTAAPDRVTPPPPPPPPAGGYPPPPPSAGGYAPPPPGPAVRGLPPQGYTSWSSRLLAFIVDIVPCAALIGIGAVVLSSSWETACLTDISRYNIDEVCATGPTTMGLTAFWLAVMVALGYLLWNYGYRQGTTGSSIGKSVMKFTVVSENTGQPIGFGLSIVRQLAHCVDLVLLGIGFFLPLWDAKRQTLADKIMATVCLPAGAGRQHCSTAEGKAG from the coding sequence ATGACCGATCAGCCTGCGCAGTCTGCTGATAAGACCCCGCCACCGGATGCGGATACGGCGGCCCCGGACCGCGTTACCCCCCCGCCACCCCCGCCGCCGCCCGCGGGTGGCTATCCACCACCGCCCCCGTCTGCGGGCGGCTATGCGCCACCGCCGCCCGGACCCGCGGTCCGGGGTCTGCCGCCGCAGGGCTACACGTCGTGGTCCAGCCGGCTGCTGGCGTTTATCGTCGACATTGTTCCCTGTGCTGCCCTCATCGGCATTGGTGCGGTGGTGCTGTCCTCGAGTTGGGAGACGGCCTGTCTTACCGACATCTCGCGCTACAACATCGACGAGGTGTGTGCAACTGGCCCGACCACCATGGGTTTGACGGCTTTCTGGCTGGCCGTCATGGTGGCGTTGGGTTATCTGCTGTGGAACTACGGCTATCGCCAGGGCACCACTGGGTCCAGCATCGGCAAGTCGGTGATGAAGTTCACGGTTGTTAGCGAGAACACAGGTCAGCCGATCGGTTTTGGGTTATCCATAGTGCGCCAGCTTGCGCATTGTGTCGACCTGGTTCTGCTCGGTATCGGGTTCTTCTTGCCGTTATGGGATGCCAAACGACAAACCCTGGCCGACAAGATCATGGCGACTGTGTGTCTGCCCGCCGGGGCGGGGCGCCAGCACTGCAGCACCGCCGAGGGCAAAGCAGGCTGA
- a CDS encoding cystathionine beta-synthase, which translates to MRIARHISELIGNTPLVRLNSVVPPGAGTVVAKVEYVNPGGSSKDRIAVKMIEAAEASGRLKPGGTIVEPTSGNTGVALAMVAQQRGYKCVFVCPDKVSEDKQNVLRAYGAEVVVCPTAVPPDHPDSYYSVSNRLVTEIDGAWKPDQYANPDNAASHYETTGPEIWADTDGKVTHFVAGIGTGGTITGTGRYLKDVSGGTVRIIGADPEGSVYSGGSGRPYLVEGVGEDFWPAAYDPSVPDEVIAVSDADSFEMTRRLAREEAMLVGGSCGMAVVAALKVAREAGPDALIVVLLPDGGRGYMSKIFNDAWMSSYGFLRSRLDGSVEQPTVGDVLRGKSGALPDLVHTHPSETVRDAIGILREYGVSQMPVVGAEPPVMAGEVAGSVSERELLSAVFEGRAKLADAVSLHMSPPLPMIGAGELVSAAAKALRDCDALMVVEGGKPVGVITRHDLLGFLSEGSPRR; encoded by the coding sequence ATGCGGATCGCGCGGCACATCAGTGAACTCATCGGCAACACCCCCCTGGTTCGGTTGAATTCCGTCGTCCCCCCCGGGGCTGGCACGGTGGTGGCCAAGGTGGAGTACGTCAATCCCGGCGGCAGCTCCAAAGATCGCATCGCGGTCAAGATGATCGAGGCCGCCGAGGCCAGCGGGCGGCTCAAGCCAGGTGGCACCATTGTCGAACCGACCTCGGGCAACACCGGTGTGGCGCTGGCCATGGTCGCCCAGCAGCGCGGCTACAAGTGTGTGTTCGTCTGCCCGGACAAGGTGAGCGAGGACAAACAGAATGTGCTGCGCGCCTACGGCGCGGAGGTCGTGGTGTGTCCGACGGCCGTGCCGCCCGACCATCCGGACAGCTACTACAGTGTGTCCAACCGGCTGGTCACCGAGATCGACGGCGCGTGGAAACCTGACCAGTACGCCAACCCGGACAACGCCGCCAGCCACTACGAGACCACCGGTCCGGAAATTTGGGCCGACACCGACGGCAAGGTAACCCACTTCGTGGCCGGTATCGGTACCGGAGGCACGATTACCGGCACCGGCCGCTACCTGAAGGATGTCTCCGGCGGCACCGTGCGGATCATCGGCGCCGACCCGGAGGGTTCGGTCTATTCCGGCGGTAGTGGGCGGCCCTATCTGGTCGAGGGGGTCGGCGAGGATTTTTGGCCCGCGGCTTATGACCCCAGCGTGCCCGACGAGGTCATCGCGGTCTCTGACGCCGATTCCTTCGAAATGACCAGGCGGCTGGCTCGTGAAGAAGCGATGCTGGTGGGCGGGTCGTGCGGTATGGCAGTGGTGGCGGCACTGAAGGTTGCCAGGGAAGCCGGACCCGACGCCCTGATCGTGGTGCTGTTGCCCGACGGCGGGCGGGGCTACATGTCGAAGATCTTCAATGACGCGTGGATGTCGTCGTACGGATTCCTGCGCAGCCGGCTGGACGGCTCCGTCGAGCAGCCTACGGTCGGAGATGTGCTGCGCGGAAAATCGGGTGCGCTGCCCGACTTGGTGCACACCCACCCGTCGGAGACGGTACGTGACGCTATCGGCATTCTGCGCGAGTACGGGGTGTCCCAGATGCCGGTGGTGGGCGCGGAGCCGCCTGTGATGGCAGGCGAGGTCGCCGGCAGTGTGTCTGAGCGCGAACTGCTCTCGGCCGTCTTCGAGGGGCGCGCCAAACTTGCCGACGCCGTGTCGCTGCACATGAGCCCGCCGCTACCGATGATCGGCGCCGGTGAGTTGGTCAGCGCGGCCGCCAAGGCCCTGCGAGACTGCGATGCGCTGATGGTGGTGGAAGGCGGAAAGCCGGTCGGGGTGATCACCCGGCACGATTTGTTGGGTTTCTTGTCCGAGGGGTCGCCACGGCGGTAG
- a CDS encoding SGNH/GDSL hydrolase family protein, giving the protein MDVRVPRRSVIALAAAGVLASTGTACLGARNLLVGQATQARAVIPKAWGDMPPRADGVYTRGGGPVQRWQRGMPVDVHLMIFGDSTATGYGCHNAEEVPGVLLARALAEQTGMRVRLSTKAIVGATSKGLSGQVDAMFVAGPPPDAAVIMIGANDITALNGIGPSARRLGAAVQRLRASGAVVVVGTCPDFGVVTAIPQPLRWLARARGLRLARAQAVAVKAAGGVPVPLADLLAPRFRHAPERLFSHDGYHPSAAGYALVADQLLPALRHALGEAAGTTTSDRSSPSVAAEPGHGRLRLKLMARLWRRPTTGVPAPVIVPSGS; this is encoded by the coding sequence GTGGACGTTCGTGTACCGCGGCGTTCGGTGATTGCACTTGCCGCAGCGGGTGTGCTTGCCTCCACAGGCACGGCCTGTTTAGGGGCACGCAATTTGCTGGTCGGTCAAGCGACGCAAGCGCGCGCTGTCATTCCCAAGGCATGGGGGGATATGCCGCCGCGCGCCGACGGCGTGTACACGCGCGGCGGCGGACCGGTGCAGCGGTGGCAGCGGGGGATGCCCGTCGACGTGCATCTGATGATCTTCGGCGATTCGACTGCAACCGGCTACGGCTGCCACAACGCCGAGGAAGTCCCGGGCGTGCTGCTCGCGCGTGCGCTCGCCGAGCAGACAGGCATGCGAGTCCGGCTGAGCACGAAGGCCATCGTCGGCGCCACTTCTAAAGGGCTGTCCGGCCAAGTCGACGCCATGTTTGTGGCCGGACCGCCGCCCGACGCGGCGGTGATCATGATCGGAGCCAATGACATCACCGCGCTCAATGGGATCGGCCCGTCCGCGCGCCGGCTGGGTGCGGCGGTGCAGCGGCTGCGGGCCAGTGGCGCGGTCGTCGTCGTCGGCACCTGCCCGGATTTTGGGGTCGTCACCGCGATCCCCCAGCCGTTGCGCTGGCTGGCCCGCGCTCGTGGTCTGCGGCTCGCCCGTGCCCAAGCTGTCGCCGTCAAAGCTGCCGGCGGCGTGCCGGTGCCGCTGGCAGACCTGCTGGCCCCCCGCTTCCGGCACGCTCCGGAGCGGTTGTTTTCCCACGACGGTTACCACCCATCAGCGGCCGGCTATGCGCTGGTGGCCGACCAACTGCTCCCGGCCTTGCGCCATGCGCTCGGCGAGGCCGCTGGCACGACGACATCCGATCGTTCGTCACCGTCGGTCGCGGCAGAACCTGGTCACGGCCGGCTGCGACTCAAGCTCATGGCGCGGTTGTGGCGGCGGCCCACAACCGGGGTGCCGGCACCCGTCATCGTGCCGAGCGGCAGCTAG
- a CDS encoding cystathionine gamma-synthase yields the protein MGQRVTGLATKAIHAGSPPDPATGAVNAPIYASSTFAQDGVGVLRGGFEYARTANPTRTALEAALAAVEEGAYARAFSSGMAAGDCALRALLRPGDHLLIPDDAYGGTFRLIDKVFTQWNVDYTPVALSDLDAVRAAIRSRTRLIWVETPTNPLLSVADIAAIAQLGHEHSAKVLVDNTFASPALQQPLTLGADVVLHSTTKYIGGHSDVVGGALVTNDEELDSAFGFLQNGAGAVPGPFDAYLTMRGLKTLVLRMQRHSENAAAVADFLTGHPSVSTVLYPGLPDHPGHRIAARQMRGFGGMVSLRMRGGRKAAEKLCANTTVFILAESLGGVESLIEHPAAMTHASTAGSRLEVPDDLVRLSVGIEDITDLLGDLEQALR from the coding sequence ATGGGGCAGCGGGTCACCGGACTGGCGACCAAGGCCATCCACGCCGGCTCTCCCCCGGATCCGGCGACCGGGGCAGTAAACGCCCCGATCTATGCCAGCAGCACATTCGCCCAAGACGGTGTCGGCGTCTTGCGTGGGGGGTTCGAATATGCCCGCACCGCCAACCCGACGCGCACGGCGTTGGAGGCCGCGCTGGCCGCCGTCGAAGAGGGGGCTTACGCCCGCGCGTTCAGCTCCGGGATGGCCGCCGGTGACTGCGCGCTACGAGCCTTACTGCGACCCGGAGACCACCTGCTCATCCCCGACGACGCCTACGGCGGCACATTCCGGCTGATCGACAAGGTATTCACCCAGTGGAATGTGGACTACACACCGGTGGCGTTGTCCGATCTCGATGCCGTGCGCGCCGCGATCAGGTCGCGTACCCGGCTGATCTGGGTGGAGACGCCCACTAATCCCTTGTTATCAGTGGCCGATATCGCGGCCATTGCCCAGCTTGGTCACGAGCACTCCGCAAAAGTGTTGGTGGACAACACGTTCGCATCGCCCGCACTGCAGCAGCCGTTGACGCTGGGCGCCGACGTGGTGCTGCATTCGACAACCAAGTACATCGGTGGTCACTCTGATGTGGTCGGGGGTGCGCTCGTCACCAACGACGAAGAGCTCGACAGCGCATTCGGGTTCTTGCAAAACGGTGCCGGCGCGGTGCCGGGACCGTTCGACGCGTATCTGACCATGCGCGGCCTGAAGACCCTGGTGCTGCGGATGCAGCGGCACAGCGAAAACGCCGCCGCTGTCGCCGATTTCCTCACCGGGCACCCGTCGGTGAGCACGGTGCTCTACCCGGGTCTGCCGGACCACCCCGGGCACCGGATCGCCGCGCGGCAGATGCGCGGTTTTGGCGGCATGGTCTCGCTGCGGATGCGTGGCGGGCGCAAAGCCGCCGAGAAGCTCTGCGCCAACACCACGGTGTTCATCCTGGCCGAATCACTGGGCGGCGTGGAATCGCTGATCGAACACCCGGCCGCGATGACACACGCGTCGACGGCAGGCTCGCGGCTGGAAGTCCCCGACGACCTGGTACGGCTGTCGGTGGGTATCGAGGACATCACCGATCTGCTGGGCGACCTCGAGCAGGCGCTGCGGTAG
- a CDS encoding acetyl-CoA C-acetyltransferase translates to MPEAVIVSTARSPIGRAAKGSLVNMRPDDLAAQMVRAALDKVPALNPHQIDDLMMGCGLPGGESGFNIARVVAVMLGYDFLPGTTVTRYCSSSLQTTRMAFHAIKAGEGDAYISAGVETVSRFGKGNSDSWPDTKNPLFAEAQERTAAAAEGAEEWHDPRADGKLPDIYIAMGQTAENVALLTGISREDQDRWGVRSQNRAEEAIKSGFFEREIEPVTLPDGTTVSTDDGPRPGTTYEKVSQLKPVFRPNGTVTAGNACPLNDGAAALIITSDTKAKELGLTPLARIVSTGVSALSPEIMGLGPVEATKKALTNAGMSIRDIDLFEINEAFAVQVLGSARELGIDEDKLNVSGGAIALGHPFGMTGARITATLVNNLQTYDKTLGLETMCVGGGQGMAMVLERLS, encoded by the coding sequence GTGCCAGAAGCCGTCATTGTCTCAACTGCTCGCTCGCCCATCGGCCGCGCGGCCAAAGGATCGCTGGTGAACATGCGACCCGACGACCTGGCCGCGCAAATGGTGCGTGCCGCGCTCGACAAAGTGCCCGCGCTAAATCCCCACCAGATCGATGACCTGATGATGGGCTGCGGGTTGCCCGGCGGCGAGTCGGGATTCAACATCGCCCGCGTGGTGGCAGTCATGCTCGGTTACGACTTCCTGCCGGGCACGACCGTGACCCGGTACTGCTCATCATCGCTTCAGACCACACGGATGGCTTTCCACGCGATCAAAGCCGGCGAAGGCGACGCGTACATCTCGGCGGGCGTGGAGACGGTGTCCCGTTTCGGCAAAGGCAACTCCGATTCGTGGCCGGACACCAAAAATCCACTGTTCGCCGAGGCCCAGGAGCGCACAGCAGCCGCAGCCGAGGGTGCGGAGGAATGGCACGATCCGCGCGCCGACGGGAAACTGCCCGACATCTACATCGCCATGGGTCAGACCGCCGAAAACGTCGCACTGCTGACCGGGATTAGCCGCGAAGACCAAGACCGTTGGGGCGTGCGCAGCCAGAACCGCGCCGAAGAGGCGATCAAGAGCGGTTTTTTCGAACGCGAGATCGAACCCGTCACACTTCCGGACGGCACCACCGTCAGCACTGATGACGGCCCGCGACCCGGCACCACCTACGAGAAGGTAAGCCAGCTCAAACCGGTGTTCCGGCCGAACGGCACGGTGACCGCCGGCAACGCCTGCCCGCTCAACGACGGCGCCGCGGCGTTGATCATCACCAGTGACACCAAAGCCAAGGAACTCGGGCTCACCCCGCTGGCTCGGATCGTGTCCACCGGGGTGAGCGCCCTGTCACCGGAGATCATGGGGTTGGGCCCGGTCGAAGCCACCAAGAAAGCACTGACCAACGCCGGCATGTCGATCCGCGATATCGACCTGTTCGAGATCAATGAGGCCTTTGCGGTACAGGTGCTCGGCTCTGCCCGTGAGCTGGGCATTGACGAGGACAAGCTCAACGTCTCCGGCGGAGCGATCGCTTTGGGCCATCCGTTCGGCATGACCGGAGCCCGGATAACGGCCACCCTGGTCAACAATCTGCAGACCTATGACAAAACGCTGGGTCTGGAAACGATGTGCGTCGGCGGCGGGCAGGGTATGGCGATGGTGCTCGAGCGGCT
- a CDS encoding alpha/beta hydrolase, translating into MTAFSPVSGSFRHDLRRRRTSRRFSVSDGVPVEVIETGPSVAARLVWLASWLTIRPAVAALSYLPHMPWPFGIIDFVSRVMLPTPGTIRTTVSLPHASAQLVRAPGVLPADGHRRVVLYLHGGAFLTCGANSHSRIVNALSKFADSPVLVVNYRLIPKHSVTMALDDCHDAYRWLRLRGYEPDQIVLAGDSAGGYLALALAQRLHKEGDEPAALVAISPLLQLAKQPKQAHPNIKTDAMFPARAFDALVALVASAAAEHPVNGKPEELYEPLDYIEPGLPRTLIHVSGSEVLLHDARLAARLLAAAGVPTEVRVWPGQIHDFQLAAPLVPEATRSLRQIGAYIREATD; encoded by the coding sequence ATGACCGCATTCAGCCCGGTATCCGGCTCGTTCCGCCATGATCTGCGCAGGCGTAGGACTTCTCGGCGCTTTTCGGTCAGCGACGGAGTTCCCGTCGAAGTCATCGAAACCGGCCCCAGCGTGGCGGCCAGATTGGTGTGGCTGGCATCGTGGCTAACTATCAGGCCGGCCGTGGCGGCGTTGAGTTATCTCCCGCATATGCCGTGGCCGTTCGGCATTATCGACTTTGTTTCCCGGGTCATGCTGCCGACCCCGGGCACTATTCGGACTACTGTGAGTTTGCCCCACGCCAGCGCCCAACTCGTCCGAGCGCCCGGTGTGTTACCCGCAGATGGTCACCGACGCGTGGTGCTCTATCTGCACGGCGGTGCATTTTTGACATGTGGCGCGAATTCGCACAGCAGAATTGTCAACGCGCTGTCAAAGTTCGCTGACTCGCCTGTCTTGGTGGTCAATTATCGGCTGATTCCCAAGCACTCGGTCACGATGGCCCTCGATGATTGCCACGACGCCTATCGCTGGCTGCGGTTACGCGGCTACGAGCCGGACCAGATCGTGCTGGCGGGCGACTCCGCGGGCGGCTATCTCGCGCTCGCGCTTGCTCAGCGGTTGCACAAAGAAGGCGACGAACCTGCCGCGCTGGTGGCGATCTCGCCGCTGCTGCAGCTGGCAAAGCAACCGAAACAGGCCCATCCCAATATCAAGACCGACGCGATGTTTCCGGCCAGGGCATTCGACGCCTTGGTCGCGCTGGTGGCCAGCGCGGCAGCTGAACACCCGGTCAACGGGAAACCGGAGGAATTGTACGAGCCGCTGGACTACATCGAGCCGGGCCTGCCGCGGACGTTGATCCACGTATCCGGGTCTGAGGTACTGCTACACGACGCGCGGTTGGCCGCGCGCTTGCTGGCGGCGGCCGGGGTGCCGACGGAGGTGCGGGTCTGGCCCGGCCAGATCCACGACTTCCAGCTCGCCGCGCCTCTGGTGCCGGAGGCGACCCGCTCGCTGCGGCAGATCGGTGCGTACATTCGCGAAGCCACCGACTAA
- the greA gene encoding transcription elongation factor GreA → MADTQVTWLTQESHDRLKAELDQLIANRPVIAAEINARREEGDLRENGGYHAAREEQGQQEARIRQLQELLSNAKVGEPPTQSGVALPGSVVTVYYNDDESDTETFLIATRQEGVNDGKLEVYSPNSPLGAALIDAKVGESRTYKVPNGTTVKVTLVSAEPYHP, encoded by the coding sequence ATGGCGGACACGCAGGTGACCTGGTTGACCCAGGAGTCACATGACCGACTTAAGGCTGAGCTCGACCAGTTGATCGCGAATCGCCCTGTTATCGCCGCGGAAATCAACGCCCGCCGCGAGGAGGGAGACCTGCGGGAAAACGGCGGATACCATGCCGCCCGCGAGGAGCAGGGCCAGCAAGAAGCCCGCATCCGTCAGCTGCAGGAACTGCTCAGCAATGCCAAGGTGGGTGAGCCTCCCACCCAGTCGGGGGTAGCGCTGCCCGGTTCGGTGGTCACCGTCTACTACAACGACGACGAATCCGACACCGAGACGTTCCTGATCGCCACCCGCCAAGAGGGCGTCAATGACGGAAAGCTGGAGGTGTACTCGCCCAACTCGCCGCTGGGGGCCGCGTTGATCGACGCCAAGGTGGGCGAAAGCCGCACCTATAAGGTGCCCAACGGCACCACGGTGAAGGTCACGTTGGTCAGCGCCGAACCGTATCACCCGTAG